Proteins encoded by one window of Perca fluviatilis chromosome 13, GENO_Pfluv_1.0, whole genome shotgun sequence:
- the fbxl6 gene encoding F-box/LRR-repeat protein 6: protein MDSPETEASTHSEKREDTAPSTSNTSGQEDGPKPKKVSFKRTTGKPANAKAKKHKKARVSRPAQLGYTVHQGEDMLLVISSSTSQYDGSAWTPPKKGSKKKKLTKVKLKANQIKKKKTVRAKPKLANNPVAKEKEDTNLLMLQNATDHRWGQSLPEEVLISIFQMVVVQDGAVPFLCRVGRVCRLWNAAASSPVLWRKVTVGHCWIAPGKTQLPKTEKKIKDTFNWLAQNRFSQLRDFSLCHWTKNVTYAVEVVSQFCPQLHSLKLSYCTGLTATAFHSLGLHSRSLQSMDLQYSEFQVEGLLEYLENHGIQIKQILFTHGLKNDRLLTAITKGNCPDLELLEVNTKLDSKGCELPICIQALQMACPKLKTFRMLNVRPLHKMMRNGADSTLGFPLLEELCIATTSYSYMTDKDLWDILFGSTRLRVLDLRGCSRITPFGLATLPCLELECLFWGQYFNSNVTLSSPKKGLHMVTQKWNRTLQQLDIANQLFTEEDLEIAMSHLAQATEADTLRSLNLSGTRITPPALRPVIGQMTALSYLNLSSCRYLPRGMKRIYRGQEDIRLLLDKLE, encoded by the exons ATGGATTCCCCTGAAACAGAGGCTTCAACCCACAGTGAAAAAAGAGAAGACACTGCACCAAGCACATCAAATACATCAGGTCAAGAAGATGGACCAAAGCCAAAAAAGGTTTCTTTTAAGAGGACCACTGGTAAGCCTGCAAATGCAAAAGCCAAGAAGCATAAAAAGGCAAGAGTCTCCAGGCCTGCCCAGCTTGGCTACACTGTCCATCAAGGGGAAGATATGCTTCTTGTCATATCAAGTTCTACTTCTCAGTATGATGGTTCAGCATGGACTCCCCCAAAGAAGGGAAGCAAAAAGAAGAAGCTAACTAAAGTAAAATTAAAAGCTAATcagattaagaaaaaaaagacagtccGTGCCAAGCCTAAACTGGCAAATAATCCAGTTGCCAAGGAAAAAGAGGACACTAATTTGTTAATGCTGCAGAACGCAACAGATCACAGATGGGGTCAAAGTCTTCCTGAGGAGGTGCTAATCAGTATTTTTCAGATGGTGGTTGTCCAAGATGGCGCTGTACCATTCCTATGCAG GGTGGGCAGAGTTTGTCGTCTGTGGAACGCTGCTGCCTCCAGTCCGGTCCTGTGGCGTAAAGTGACTGTGGGTCACTGCTGGATTGCACCAGGGAAAACTCAGCTACCTAAAACTGAGAAGAAGATTAAGGACACTTTTAACTGGCTGGCACAGAACAG ATTCTCTCAGCTACGAgacttctctctctgtcactggaCAAAGAATGTTACCTATGCAGTAGAG GTTGTGTCGCAGTTCTGTCCTCAGCTTCACTCCCTCAAGCTCTCCTACTGTACAGGCCTGACAGCGACAGCCTTCCACAGCCTTGGTCTGCACAGCCGGTCTCTGCAGAGCATGGATCTCCAGTATTCAGAG tttCAGGTTGAGGGACTCCTGGAGTACCTTGAAAATCATGGGATCCAGATCAAGCAAATTTTGTTCACTCATGGACTAAAGAATGACAGACTACTGACTGCCATCACT AAGGGAAACTGTCCTGATTTGGAGTTGTTGGAGGTCAACACAAAGCTGGACAGTAAAGGCTGTGAACTTCCAATTTGCATCCAGGCACTACAGATGGCATGCCCTAAACTGAAG ACCTTCCGGATGCTGAATGTCAGACCTCTGCATAAGATGATGCGTAATGGTGCAGATTCAACATTAGGCTTCCCGTTATTGGAAGAGCTGTGTATCGCAACCACCTCTTATTCCTACATGACCGACAAAGATTTGTGGGATATCCTCTTTGGCTCCACCAGGCTGCGGGTGTTGGACCTGCGAGGCTGTTCTCGAATCACACCATTCGGTCTCGCAACACTACCCTGTCTTG AGCTTGAATGTCTGTTCTGGGGACAGTATTTCAACAGCAATGTCACGTTGTCATCACCTAAAAAAGGGCTTCACATGGTGACCCAGAAATGGAATCGAACACTGCAACAGCTTGACATCGCAAATCAGCTCTTCACAGAGGAGGACTTGGAAATAGCGATGAGTCACCTTGCTCAGGCCACAGAGGCAGATACCCTGCGCTCACTAAACCTGAGTGGGACCAGGATCACACCACCTGCCCTCAG GCCAGTCATTGGCCAGATGACTGCTCTTAGCTACCTCAACCTTTCATCCTGCCGTTATCTTCCAAGGGGAATGAAGAGAATTTACCGTGGCCAAGAAGACATTCGTCTGCTGCTGGACAAATTGGAGTAG